The following are encoded together in the Novipirellula artificiosorum genome:
- a CDS encoding class-III pyridoxal-phosphate-dependent aminotransferase codes for MVHSSSNPPATHADALRADPRVAEAKRLIAEAVAEHASPLVEVREADGLLKPLYDALLEQLGKVRGGPPIWPYLSAGLGKGPYVELADGSVKLDFIGGIGVHGCGHSDPRLIDAAIDAALEDTVMQGNLQQHPPSLRMCQRLTQLATETGAKLEHCMLSTSGAMANENALKIALHHKAPADRIIAFDNAFAGRSLALAALTDRPNYRAGLPLALNVDYIPFLDPQKPKQSTRWAVEELHRLLKRHPGRYAAFWAEPIAGEGGYYAGSNPFFTALCQPLREAGIPIIFDEIQTFSRTTRPFAFQHYGLDPFADIVTVGKITQVCATLYGNHFVPKAPVLSQTFTGSSSSIATGLATLEAIDAMDCYGQNGQNVRRHDYFVAELQRLANKYPTLISGPFGEVMMFAFTPGDGTFEDAKAMMDTMYDCGLLGFVCGSNPTRVRFLPPPAITTTQHIDAAVLLLEKSLELFAKREKG; via the coding sequence GTGGTTCATTCCTCGTCCAATCCCCCTGCCACTCACGCCGATGCACTCCGAGCCGACCCGCGTGTCGCCGAAGCGAAACGATTGATTGCCGAAGCGGTTGCCGAGCATGCCAGCCCGCTTGTTGAGGTTCGCGAAGCAGACGGCTTGTTGAAACCTCTTTACGATGCATTGCTTGAACAACTCGGGAAGGTGCGTGGCGGACCACCGATTTGGCCCTACCTGTCGGCTGGGCTTGGCAAGGGACCCTACGTCGAGTTGGCCGATGGAAGCGTCAAGTTGGACTTCATCGGCGGGATCGGCGTCCATGGATGTGGGCACAGCGATCCGCGGTTGATCGATGCGGCGATCGATGCCGCGCTCGAAGACACGGTGATGCAAGGCAATCTGCAACAACACCCGCCAAGTCTGCGAATGTGCCAGCGGTTGACGCAGTTGGCGACGGAAACCGGTGCGAAGCTGGAACACTGCATGCTTTCGACCAGCGGTGCGATGGCAAACGAGAATGCGTTAAAGATCGCCTTGCACCACAAAGCTCCCGCCGATCGGATCATCGCTTTTGACAACGCCTTTGCCGGCCGATCGTTGGCGCTTGCTGCGTTAACGGATCGCCCCAATTATCGTGCCGGGTTGCCATTGGCTCTCAACGTCGACTACATCCCGTTTCTGGATCCTCAGAAACCGAAGCAAAGTACACGTTGGGCTGTCGAAGAATTGCATCGACTCCTCAAACGCCATCCCGGTCGTTATGCAGCGTTTTGGGCAGAGCCGATCGCGGGCGAAGGCGGTTATTATGCTGGCAGCAACCCCTTTTTCACAGCGCTCTGCCAACCGCTTCGCGAGGCCGGCATCCCCATCATCTTTGACGAGATTCAAACTTTCTCGCGAACCACTCGTCCGTTTGCGTTCCAGCATTATGGTCTGGATCCGTTTGCGGACATTGTCACCGTTGGCAAGATCACCCAAGTGTGTGCGACGCTTTATGGCAACCACTTTGTCCCCAAAGCCCCCGTGCTCAGCCAAACCTTTACGGGGTCATCGTCGTCGATTGCGACCGGATTGGCGACGCTGGAGGCAATCGATGCGATGGATTGCTATGGGCAGAACGGGCAAAACGTCCGCCGGCATGATTACTTTGTTGCAGAACTGCAGCGATTGGCGAACAAGTATCCGACGTTGATTTCAGGGCCCTTCGGTGAGGTTATGATGTTTGCGTTCACCCCTGGCGATGGCACCTTTGAAGATGCCAAAGCGATGATGGACACGATGTACGATTGTGGGCTGCTCGGATTTGTCTGCGGATCCAATCCCACTCGGGTTCGGTTCCTGCCGCCGCCCGCGATCACGACCACTCAGCACATTGACGCAGCCGTCTTGTTACTGGAGAAGTCGTTGGAGTTGTTCGCAAAGCGAGAAAAAGGGTAA
- a CDS encoding type II secretion system F family protein — MFTSSTYSPSVNQPTTSRGGVVGFLRKLHSIELGSKNRGGDPTRIRPTPLADLLRLMLMLLENGLSLPKALGSLAGDRSAARYRPVLNRLRMTIESGGLLSDAMQRYPRTFTSMQVQQIRIGEKSGTLEKALRRVCEQLERSVALRKRIIKKVSYPVLISVAGAGLMIFMCVVVVPEFETVYGNSGVELPAVTKVVTGMSRQVITNGWLVVPFSIASIALISIVRARPKLARLADAFLLKLPIVGPWLRDVAILQFIEAMSSMVECGYTPVDAVQVAVDCVRNREVRAAVDQIRKNVNRGERLSKQLSQHDRFFSNTLCQLVAVGEQSGDFPKALHGATDHLRERLETRIDASVGLLEPTLTILLAVAIGGIVLSIYTPMFHMFEVLE; from the coding sequence ATGTTCACCTCGTCGACTTATTCGCCCAGCGTCAATCAACCAACGACATCCCGTGGCGGGGTTGTGGGATTTCTACGCAAGTTGCATTCCATTGAACTGGGCTCAAAGAACCGTGGTGGCGACCCCACACGCATTCGCCCCACACCGTTGGCTGACTTATTGCGGCTGATGCTGATGCTGCTAGAAAATGGATTGTCACTCCCCAAAGCACTGGGATCCCTGGCCGGCGATCGGTCGGCAGCTCGTTATCGACCGGTGCTGAATCGATTGCGAATGACCATTGAATCGGGAGGGCTGCTGAGTGATGCGATGCAACGATATCCACGCACCTTTACCTCCATGCAAGTCCAGCAGATCCGCATTGGCGAGAAAAGCGGCACGCTCGAAAAGGCACTTCGTCGAGTGTGCGAGCAACTCGAACGCAGCGTGGCGCTGCGCAAGCGAATCATTAAAAAGGTCAGCTACCCTGTTTTGATTTCCGTTGCGGGGGCGGGATTGATGATCTTCATGTGCGTCGTGGTCGTTCCGGAATTTGAAACGGTCTACGGCAACAGCGGCGTCGAGTTGCCGGCCGTGACGAAAGTGGTCACAGGCATGAGTCGTCAGGTGATCACGAACGGTTGGCTCGTCGTACCGTTTAGCATTGCCAGCATCGCTTTGATCTCGATCGTTCGGGCACGCCCGAAATTGGCGAGGTTGGCTGATGCATTCCTGCTAAAACTACCGATCGTCGGACCATGGCTGCGTGACGTTGCGATTTTGCAGTTTATCGAAGCGATGTCATCGATGGTCGAGTGTGGATACACGCCGGTCGATGCGGTCCAAGTGGCCGTGGATTGTGTCCGCAACCGAGAAGTCCGCGCGGCGGTGGACCAAATCCGTAAGAATGTCAACCGCGGAGAACGGCTCAGCAAACAACTCTCCCAGCATGATCGTTTCTTTTCGAACACGCTTTGCCAATTGGTCGCAGTGGGCGAACAATCAGGTGATTTCCCAAAAGCACTTCATGGGGCGACCGATCATTTGCGTGAACGACTCGAAACCCGCATCGACGCGTCGGTCGGACTGCTCGAGCCAACCCTAACGATTCTGTTGGCCGTCGCGATCGGCGGAATCGTGCTATCGATCTATACCCCGATGTTCCATATGTTTGAGGTGCTCGAATGA
- a CDS encoding competence type IV pilus major pilin ComGC: protein MRTGFTLLEVMMVMVISAMVAVIGIRHLNSPGSEAQRRSCLMTREMLQHHVEAYQDDTGTPVTTTLREIANDRYAGTTLPQCPVSGATYTIRGGQVQCSAHPNN from the coding sequence ATGAGAACGGGATTTACGCTCTTGGAAGTGATGATGGTGATGGTCATTTCTGCGATGGTCGCAGTGATCGGCATTCGTCACCTCAACTCACCGGGCAGCGAAGCTCAACGCCGCAGTTGTTTGATGACGCGTGAAATGCTTCAGCATCACGTCGAAGCCTACCAGGATGATACGGGGACGCCGGTCACGACGACCTTACGAGAAATCGCAAACGATCGCTACGCGGGCACGACACTGCCCCAATGCCCCGTGTCGGGAGCGACCTACACAATACGAGGCGGTCAAGTTCAATGCTCGGCCCATCCAAACAACTGA
- a CDS encoding GspE/PulE family protein, with protein sequence MRRLGDVLIEQHVLTAEQLDAAFESKPREVLLGDWLVSQKMLTTGQLGGALAEQFSVPYVDIDVTTVDAQVARLLPEDFAQSRQSGAIKVEGRQLTLAMVAPDDIETIAEAELMTGYQIKPAVAMAEDIEDLVSRVYDDRAVARQTIVDMKLAELRELQESGEDNTASIISVEQEDAPVVRLVQAILSGAATAGASDVHLEPHKPEMRVRYRVDGELQQVMTIPNHIEDSVISRIKVMADMDTTENRRPQDGHLNVFENGKRVGFRVSGIPTVDGQKLVLRLLDEGGKNYSLDNLGMMYRDNTMLRQMIAKPHGMFVVTGPTGSGKSTTLYAVLQHLNGDDRNIVTVEDPVEYRISGINQVQSDNEFGMGFANALKYIMRQDPDVIMVGEIRDSETAMTAIQAALTGHLLISTLHTNDAVGAVQRLADLGVDNFKIAGSLLGSVAQRLLRRVCENCKQPIRPNENLLDALDPEGKIARSVDFFRGDGCKKCLGTGFSGRLPIFEIMPITPDITMAIEAGVPHSKLQQMAVDAGMVELSTAGLEQAIAGCTSLEEVYFKTSGDRRRSDSKTSSLGKRETDLADHAAGI encoded by the coding sequence ATGCGACGACTCGGCGACGTCTTGATCGAACAGCACGTGCTGACCGCTGAACAGCTTGACGCAGCGTTTGAATCCAAACCACGCGAAGTGCTGCTTGGCGATTGGTTGGTGAGTCAAAAGATGCTGACGACAGGCCAGCTTGGCGGTGCGCTGGCGGAACAGTTTTCCGTACCCTACGTCGATATTGATGTAACCACCGTGGATGCGCAAGTGGCTCGACTGCTTCCCGAAGACTTTGCTCAGTCGCGTCAATCTGGTGCAATCAAGGTCGAAGGTCGGCAACTGACATTGGCGATGGTCGCGCCGGACGATATCGAAACGATTGCCGAAGCGGAGTTGATGACCGGCTATCAGATCAAGCCCGCCGTCGCGATGGCGGAGGATATCGAGGATCTGGTCAGTCGCGTTTATGACGACCGAGCGGTTGCACGTCAAACGATTGTCGACATGAAACTCGCGGAATTGCGAGAGTTGCAGGAGTCGGGCGAAGACAATACGGCGTCGATCATTTCCGTAGAACAAGAAGATGCACCCGTGGTTCGATTGGTCCAGGCGATTCTGTCAGGAGCCGCAACCGCCGGCGCGAGTGACGTTCACCTGGAGCCTCATAAACCCGAAATGCGAGTCCGCTACCGGGTCGATGGTGAACTTCAGCAAGTGATGACCATCCCGAATCATATCGAAGATTCCGTGATCAGTCGCATCAAGGTGATGGCCGACATGGACACGACCGAAAACCGTCGCCCGCAAGACGGCCATTTGAATGTGTTTGAAAATGGCAAGCGAGTCGGATTTCGTGTCAGCGGGATTCCGACGGTGGATGGACAAAAGTTGGTTCTGCGACTTCTTGACGAAGGTGGCAAGAATTATTCACTCGATAATCTCGGCATGATGTATCGTGACAACACGATGCTTCGGCAAATGATTGCCAAGCCGCACGGGATGTTTGTGGTGACGGGACCCACCGGAAGTGGGAAAAGCACGACGTTGTATGCGGTGCTTCAGCACCTCAATGGCGACGACCGAAACATCGTTACCGTCGAAGACCCCGTCGAGTATCGGATTTCCGGAATCAACCAAGTCCAAAGCGACAACGAATTTGGGATGGGTTTTGCCAACGCATTGAAATACATCATGCGGCAAGACCCCGACGTCATCATGGTCGGTGAAATTCGCGATAGTGAAACCGCCATGACGGCAATCCAAGCTGCGCTGACCGGCCACTTGTTGATCAGCACCCTGCATACCAATGATGCCGTAGGCGCGGTTCAGCGGCTGGCGGATCTCGGCGTCGACAACTTCAAGATCGCGGGCTCGCTGCTTGGCAGTGTCGCACAACGACTGCTACGTCGCGTCTGCGAGAACTGCAAACAGCCCATTCGTCCAAACGAAAACCTGCTCGACGCGCTCGATCCGGAAGGCAAGATTGCTCGATCGGTCGACTTTTTCCGGGGCGATGGCTGTAAAAAGTGTCTCGGGACCGGATTCTCGGGGCGGCTGCCTATCTTTGAAATCATGCCCATCACACCGGACATCACCATGGCGATCGAAGCCGGAGTCCCCCATTCGAAGTTGCAACAGATGGCTGTCGATGCCGGGATGGTGGAGTTGTCGACCGCGGGATTGGAACAGGCGATCGCCGGCTGTACCTCGCTTGAAGAGGTCTACTTCAAGACCAGCGGAGATCGACGTCGGAGCGACAGCAAAACCTCTAGCCTTGGCAAACGCGAGACCGATCTCGCGGACCATGCAGCTGGAATTTAA
- a CDS encoding GGDEF domain-containing protein has translation MLKLYLATIRFALAIFCIAISFVLGAKILGFLPDLIHGNSRLIIRWAIGLIVSGIGVYSLLIARLFSSMKVSQLVASRVSQSLDALTEGLVVIDENERIVLANRAFSDTIGVPQPKLVGRRVSSLRWVGSPTATVHDCPWVRASEQSWRQTDQRMRYHHPDGSFRVLCINASPIKASDATPGGVLATFRDVTMMEEHHAELEQMVVMLRNTRDEVCSKNRELQVLATCDALTGCQNRRALFAFLDKAWARMQQEGTSLACLMFDNDHFKQVNDTYGHQIGDEVLQRVAAVLQEAFPEPSIACRYGGEEFCVVMTDVTESQAVAAAEQARKQIEQLRFEEPAELRVSASIGVSMSEFGARDPQEMINQADRCLYVAKEQGRNQVVAFDEVVDQSTQSSQCVGSNATRKSHRPTETVQGIVALLDAIEGK, from the coding sequence TTGCTCAAGCTCTATCTCGCAACCATTCGATTCGCGCTGGCAATCTTTTGCATTGCCATCAGCTTCGTGTTAGGAGCCAAGATCCTTGGTTTTCTACCCGATTTGATTCATGGGAATAGCCGATTGATCATCCGTTGGGCGATCGGCTTGATCGTGTCGGGGATCGGCGTCTATTCGCTCCTGATTGCTCGACTGTTTAGTTCCATGAAAGTATCGCAATTGGTTGCGTCGCGAGTAAGCCAATCGCTCGATGCCCTGACCGAAGGATTGGTGGTGATTGATGAGAACGAGCGGATTGTGTTGGCGAATCGAGCGTTCAGCGACACGATTGGTGTCCCGCAGCCGAAGCTTGTCGGCCGCCGTGTCAGTTCGCTGCGATGGGTAGGTAGCCCGACGGCGACCGTCCACGATTGCCCTTGGGTGCGAGCCTCCGAACAGTCGTGGCGTCAAACCGATCAACGGATGCGGTACCATCATCCCGACGGCAGCTTTCGTGTGCTTTGCATCAATGCCTCGCCGATCAAAGCCTCGGACGCAACGCCCGGCGGTGTTTTGGCGACGTTCCGCGACGTCACGATGATGGAGGAACACCACGCCGAACTCGAACAGATGGTCGTCATGTTGCGGAACACACGTGATGAAGTCTGCAGCAAGAATCGTGAACTGCAGGTCTTGGCGACTTGCGATGCATTGACAGGCTGTCAGAACCGCCGAGCACTGTTCGCCTTTCTGGATAAAGCGTGGGCAAGGATGCAGCAGGAGGGCACTTCGTTGGCCTGTCTGATGTTCGACAATGATCACTTCAAGCAGGTGAATGATACCTACGGACATCAAATCGGTGATGAGGTACTGCAACGAGTCGCTGCGGTGCTTCAAGAGGCGTTTCCCGAACCCTCCATCGCGTGCCGCTATGGCGGCGAAGAATTCTGTGTCGTGATGACCGACGTGACGGAGTCGCAAGCGGTCGCCGCAGCCGAACAAGCTCGAAAGCAGATCGAACAGCTTCGCTTCGAAGAGCCCGCGGAACTGCGAGTGAGTGCCAGCATCGGCGTGTCCATGAGCGAATTCGGCGCGAGGGATCCGCAGGAAATGATCAACCAAGCCGATCGCTGCTTGTACGTTGCCAAAGAACAAGGACGTAACCAAGTGGTTGCCTTCGATGAAGTCGTCGATCAATCCACCCAATCCAGTCAGTGCGTCGGATCCAATGCCACGCGAAAAAGCCATCGGCCCACCGAAACGGTGCAGGGAATCGTCGCGCTCCTGGACGCGATCGAAGGCAAGTGA
- a CDS encoding response regulator, whose amino-acid sequence MFDSSSVRILLVESEPVLAELASFRLELLGYRIDMVGTGSQAIEKVRTDPPDLLIVDSTLRDGDGLEWLARLRTEFKAETLPVMVFSLDPSLETVERAFYAGAQDYLITPFDPVTLENKIVQLASVICTASPRRSKRCDP is encoded by the coding sequence ATGTTCGATTCATCGAGCGTACGAATCCTATTGGTTGAATCCGAGCCTGTCTTGGCGGAGCTGGCCTCGTTTCGTTTGGAATTGTTAGGCTACCGCATCGATATGGTTGGAACGGGAAGCCAAGCGATTGAGAAGGTACGTACGGATCCACCCGATCTGTTGATTGTCGACAGCACGCTCCGCGACGGCGATGGACTCGAATGGCTGGCTCGACTAAGGACGGAGTTCAAGGCAGAAACACTTCCGGTGATGGTGTTCTCACTGGACCCCAGCTTAGAGACCGTCGAGCGAGCGTTCTATGCCGGCGCCCAAGATTACTTGATTACGCCCTTTGACCCCGTAACGTTGGAAAACAAGATTGTCCAATTGGCGTCGGTGATCTGCACCGCATCACCGCGTCGATCAAAACGTTGCGATCCCTAA